One window of Akkermansia biwaensis genomic DNA carries:
- the secA gene encoding preprotein translocase subunit SecA: MIKWILTKIVGTKNQREVRRLRPIVEQIVSIEESWNGKGQDFLLEKTKEWQSYLHRFLPMDLPPVRIVEAAPKEELESIASRLNARFESLKNEFAALPTVEATPASIEEGKAAWNNITPQFDKLRERYLNQILPEAFAAVKHGARLLCGEEREICGQRQLWDMIHFDVQLLGGIALHRGYIAEMATGEGKTLVATLPVYLNALTGMGVHVVTVNDYLARRDSEWMGMLFQFLGLTVGCIQSMMPSQLRREQYACDITYGTNAEFGFDYLRDNGMATSKSEQVQRGHYFAIVDEVDSILIDEARTPLIISGPAVVTREQQYDNLRPSIERVVKAQTDLCNELMTQALKAQEEGRTEEVGRNLFKVKMGQPRHRAFMRAMQDPELRRIVEKYELTLYQDTRKKELYKLKEEMYFTVDEKTHDADLMEKGREIISPGHPEDFVLPDLGTAFAEMDENPRLTEKDKLRLKNELTKKLDETGARLHTTSQLLKAYCIYEKDVEYVVKDDKVIIIDQNTGREMPGRRWSDGLHQAVEAKEGVEVERENQTYATITIQNYFRLYKKLAGMTGTAETEAAEFHDIYKLDVLPIPTNRPCIRKDQNDLIFKSRREKFNAVINKIQELHGKGQPILIGTASVDASETLSRMLKRAKIPHEVLNAKNHQREAEIVSLAGKRGAVTVSTNMAGRGTDIKLGEGVADLGGLFVLGTERHESRRIDRQLRGRCSRQGDPGASQFFISFEDDLMRNFGAAERMTKMMERLGVADGEALEHSFLNKSVESAQKRVEQRNYMWRKHVLDYDDVMNKQREIVYGYRNEVLSTENPREMIYDVLEEVIATRAHEFLDPDAEGITHPDELLAWMNSSFPLGLTADAAKLEDRPLDETIAFLIDKVKATYEDKASRERPEYLDHMERQIILGAIDKLWQEHLYNMDSLREGVRLRAQGQKDPLVEYKSEAYDLFVTLMDSIKSEAIGNLFKSTTNLDAFEDFLASLPQFETSDDGQENGASLPEIGFDGMPTDLLSALREQVSRAREQQAAQQPEQESAPAAISDATTIGEGYQPAAPEPRLVMPKRKVSVVLRKEETAPVPASAPVSDDEEIAVTLDSQDFAETMDNRDSAETRTF, translated from the coding sequence ATGATTAAGTGGATTCTAACCAAGATTGTCGGTACCAAAAACCAGCGTGAAGTGCGCCGCCTGCGCCCCATTGTGGAACAAATCGTCTCCATTGAGGAATCATGGAACGGCAAGGGACAGGACTTCCTGCTTGAAAAAACAAAGGAATGGCAGAGCTACCTGCATCGCTTCCTCCCCATGGACCTGCCGCCCGTGCGCATCGTGGAAGCCGCGCCCAAAGAAGAGCTGGAAAGCATCGCCTCCCGGCTGAATGCCCGCTTTGAATCCCTGAAAAACGAATTCGCCGCCCTCCCCACGGTGGAAGCCACTCCGGCCTCCATTGAAGAAGGCAAGGCCGCCTGGAACAACATCACGCCCCAGTTCGACAAACTCCGGGAACGCTACCTCAACCAGATCCTTCCGGAAGCGTTTGCCGCCGTCAAGCACGGCGCCCGCCTGCTCTGCGGAGAAGAACGGGAAATCTGCGGACAAAGACAGCTCTGGGACATGATCCACTTTGACGTCCAGCTGCTCGGCGGCATCGCCCTGCACCGCGGCTACATCGCGGAAATGGCCACGGGCGAAGGCAAAACCCTCGTCGCCACCCTTCCCGTCTATCTCAACGCCCTAACCGGCATGGGGGTGCACGTGGTAACGGTGAACGACTACCTGGCGCGCCGCGACTCCGAATGGATGGGCATGCTCTTCCAGTTCCTGGGGCTGACGGTCGGCTGCATCCAGAGCATGATGCCTTCCCAGCTGCGCCGCGAACAATACGCCTGCGACATCACCTACGGCACCAATGCCGAATTCGGCTTCGACTACCTGCGCGACAACGGCATGGCCACGTCCAAATCAGAGCAGGTGCAGAGGGGCCACTACTTCGCCATCGTGGACGAAGTGGACTCCATCCTCATTGACGAAGCCCGTACGCCGCTCATCATCTCCGGCCCCGCCGTCGTTACCCGTGAACAGCAGTACGACAACCTGCGCCCCTCCATCGAACGCGTGGTGAAGGCTCAGACCGACCTCTGCAACGAACTCATGACCCAGGCCCTGAAAGCCCAGGAAGAAGGCAGGACGGAAGAAGTGGGACGCAACCTGTTCAAGGTGAAAATGGGCCAGCCCCGCCACCGCGCTTTCATGCGCGCCATGCAGGACCCGGAACTCCGCCGCATCGTGGAAAAATACGAACTGACCCTTTACCAGGACACCCGCAAGAAGGAACTCTACAAGCTGAAGGAGGAAATGTACTTCACCGTGGATGAAAAAACCCATGACGCGGACCTGATGGAAAAAGGCCGTGAAATCATCTCCCCCGGACACCCGGAAGACTTCGTTCTCCCGGACCTCGGCACCGCCTTTGCGGAAATGGATGAAAATCCCCGCCTGACGGAAAAAGACAAGCTCCGCCTTAAAAACGAACTCACCAAAAAGCTGGATGAAACGGGCGCCCGCCTGCACACCACCTCCCAGCTTCTCAAGGCCTACTGCATTTACGAAAAAGACGTGGAATACGTCGTCAAGGACGACAAGGTCATCATCATCGACCAGAACACGGGCCGTGAAATGCCGGGACGCCGCTGGAGCGACGGCCTGCACCAGGCCGTGGAAGCCAAGGAAGGCGTGGAAGTGGAACGCGAAAACCAGACCTACGCCACCATCACCATCCAGAACTACTTCCGCCTGTACAAAAAACTGGCGGGCATGACCGGCACGGCGGAAACGGAAGCCGCGGAATTCCACGACATTTACAAATTGGACGTACTTCCCATCCCGACTAACCGCCCCTGCATTCGGAAGGACCAGAACGACCTCATCTTCAAATCCCGCCGCGAGAAATTCAACGCCGTCATCAACAAAATCCAGGAACTCCACGGCAAGGGCCAGCCCATCCTGATCGGCACGGCCAGCGTGGACGCCTCCGAAACCCTCTCCCGCATGCTCAAGAGGGCCAAAATCCCCCATGAAGTGCTGAACGCCAAAAACCACCAGCGTGAAGCCGAAATCGTGTCGCTGGCCGGCAAGCGCGGAGCCGTTACGGTCTCCACGAACATGGCCGGACGCGGTACGGACATCAAGCTGGGAGAAGGCGTGGCGGACCTGGGCGGCCTCTTCGTACTGGGTACGGAACGCCACGAATCCCGGCGCATCGACCGCCAGCTGCGCGGCCGCTGCTCCCGCCAGGGCGACCCCGGCGCTTCTCAGTTCTTCATCTCCTTTGAAGACGACCTGATGCGCAACTTCGGCGCGGCGGAACGCATGACCAAAATGATGGAACGCCTCGGTGTGGCCGACGGCGAAGCCCTGGAACACAGCTTCCTGAACAAATCCGTGGAATCCGCCCAGAAGCGGGTGGAACAGCGCAACTACATGTGGCGCAAGCACGTGCTGGACTATGACGACGTGATGAACAAGCAGCGCGAAATCGTGTACGGTTACCGCAATGAAGTACTCTCCACGGAAAACCCGCGTGAAATGATCTACGACGTGCTGGAGGAAGTAATCGCCACCCGCGCCCACGAATTCCTTGACCCGGACGCAGAGGGCATTACCCATCCCGACGAACTGCTTGCCTGGATGAACTCCTCCTTCCCGCTGGGCCTCACGGCGGATGCCGCCAAGCTGGAAGACCGCCCGCTGGACGAAACCATCGCCTTCCTGATCGACAAGGTAAAGGCCACGTATGAAGACAAAGCCTCCCGCGAACGTCCGGAATACCTGGACCACATGGAACGCCAGATCATCCTGGGGGCCATTGACAAGCTGTGGCAGGAGCATTTGTACAACATGGACTCCCTCCGGGAAGGCGTCCGCCTCCGCGCCCAGGGCCAGAAAGACCCGCTCGTGGAATACAAGTCGGAAGCCTATGACCTCTTCGTCACCCTGATGGACAGCATCAAGAGCGAAGCCATCGGCAACCTCTTCAAGAGCACTACCAACCTGGATGCCTTTGAAGACTTCCTGGCCAGCCTGCCCCAGTTCGAGACCTCCGACGACGGGCAGGAAAACGGAGCCAGCCTCCCGGAAATTGGATTCGACGGCATGCCGACGGACCTGCTCTCCGCCCTGCGTGAACAGGTATCCAGGGCTCGCGAACAGCAGGCGGCGCAGCAGCCGGAACAGGAATCTGCCCCCGCCGCCATCTCCGATGCCACCACCATCGGTGAAGGCTATCAGCCTGCGGCTCCGGAACCCAGACTGGTGATGCCCAAGCGCAAGGTCAGCGTCGTCCTCCGCAAGGAAGAAACCGCACCCGTACCGGCTTCCGCTCCCGTCTCCGACGATGAGGAAATCGCCGTCACGCTTGACTCCCAGGACTTCGCGGAAACCATGGACAACCGGGACTCCGCGGAAACCCGCACATTCTAA